One genomic segment of Thermoplasmatales archaeon includes these proteins:
- the cas6 gene encoding CRISPR-associated endoribonuclease Cas6 translates to MRVIIKLEDEKKQAIDNAYNKLQGFVYSLIREKFNSIHDKKGYKFFCFSNIFPFEGSRIRNFIISSPSKELINSIAEKLEIGKIVNIGETQFKIKEYSIFEVKISKRNVHICSSTPIIIRIPEARYNSYNIPQEERKKRYVYWRPKYSFEAFLKQLSENLIKKFNDFYGTEIYRYDLFEQFIFKKSVYSNLTINGKDYPFAGSLWEFMWSYMDSVQRKIIEFGIDAGFGERNSMGFGFVNPRYSLGSQ, encoded by the coding sequence ATGAGGGTAATAATAAAGTTAGAGGATGAGAAAAAGCAAGCAATAGATAATGCATATAATAAATTGCAGGGATTTGTATATAGTCTTATAAGAGAAAAATTTAATTCAATTCATGATAAGAAAGGATACAAGTTTTTTTGCTTTTCAAATATATTTCCCTTTGAAGGTAGTAGGATAAGAAATTTTATAATTTCTTCTCCAAGCAAGGAATTAATAAATTCAATTGCTGAAAAATTAGAAATAGGTAAAATAGTAAATATAGGAGAAACGCAATTTAAAATTAAAGAATATTCAATTTTTGAAGTTAAAATATCAAAAAGAAATGTCCATATTTGCTCTTCAACTCCTATAATAATAAGAATTCCAGAAGCAAGATATAATAGCTATAATATTCCACAAGAAGAAAGGAAGAAAAGATATGTTTATTGGCGTCCAAAATATAGTTTTGAGGCTTTTTTAAAACAATTAAGCGAGAATTTGATTAAAAAATTCAATGATTTTTATGGAACAGAAATATATAGATATGATTTGTTTGAGCAATTTATTTTTAAAAAATCAGTATATAGCAATCTAACAATAAATGGAAAAGACTATCCTTTTGCTGGAAGTTTATGGGAATTTATGTGGAGCTACATGGACAGTGTTCAAAGAAAAATTATTGAATTTGGGATAGATGCCGGCTTCGGAGAAAGAAACAGCATGGGCTTTGGATTTGTAAATCCGAGATATTCGCTGGGTTCTCAATGA
- a CDS encoding DUF72 domain-containing protein yields MIKVGCCGFCCKKDEYFKKFEVVEIQKTFYSLPSIETARKWRKEKPENFEYTMKAWQPITHLPNSPTYRKAKLKIESNNYGFFKPSNEVFDAWEKFSEFAKELDAKIIVFQCPPNFHESAENIRNIEQFFSSIERKFLYAIELRGNWRREKIIEICKNFDLIHCVDPFKSPSYYGKIKYYRLHGITGYNYDYSKEELKKLLEFCRNKEIYCLFNNTKMLKNAIEFKEMIK; encoded by the coding sequence ATGATAAAAGTAGGATGCTGTGGTTTTTGCTGCAAAAAGGATGAGTATTTTAAAAAATTTGAAGTAGTTGAGATACAAAAAACATTCTATTCATTGCCTTCAATAGAAACAGCAAGAAAATGGCGCAAGGAAAAGCCGGAAAATTTTGAATATACAATGAAGGCATGGCAACCAATAACTCATTTGCCAAACAGTCCTACTTATAGGAAAGCAAAGTTAAAAATAGAAAGCAATAATTATGGATTTTTCAAGCCTAGCAATGAAGTTTTTGATGCATGGGAAAAATTTAGCGAATTTGCAAAAGAGTTGGATGCAAAAATAATTGTTTTTCAATGCCCTCCAAACTTTCATGAAAGCGCTGAAAACATAAGAAACATTGAACAATTTTTTTCAAGCATAGAAAGAAAGTTTTTGTATGCAATTGAATTAAGAGGAAACTGGAGAAGGGAAAAAATTATAGAAATTTGCAAAAATTTTGATTTAATTCACTGCGTTGATCCTTTTAAAAGCCCAAGCTATTATGGAAAAATAAAATATTACCGTTTGCATGGAATAACTGGATATAACTATGATTACAGCAAAGAAGAATTGAAAAAGCTCTTGGAATTTTGCAGGAATAAGGAAATTTATTGCTTATTCAACAACACAAAAATGCTAAAAAATGCAATCGAATTTAAGGAAATGATAAAATGA
- a CDS encoding tyrosine--tRNA ligase: MIEKIKRNLKEVVTIEELEKIVKKEDKKGYIGFEPSGLVHLGWLMCADKIKDLVDAGFDFYILLADWHAWINDKLNGDLQAIKICGEYIKDAFLAMGINKVKYVYASEMVRDSEYWKTVIKIAKETTLARAKRAMDIMGRKEEEAEKDISKFFYPLMQVADIFYLDVDVALGGMDQRHAHMLARDVSGKLGKKKVVALHTPLISSLQAKERMDAKMSKSKPESAIFIHDDFETIKRKINKAYCPLQAENNPVMEIARYIIFQHFEEVEVAGRTFSSYEELENSFLKSEIHFVDLKNSVAEYLEKIISPIRIHFSSNPKNLEALMNYLEK, from the coding sequence ATGATTGAAAAAATAAAAAGAAACCTGAAGGAAGTAGTAACGATTGAGGAATTAGAAAAAATTGTTAAAAAGGAGGATAAAAAGGGCTATATTGGTTTTGAGCCATCTGGTTTAGTTCATCTTGGCTGGCTTATGTGTGCTGATAAAATTAAAGATTTGGTCGATGCTGGATTTGATTTTTATATTCTGCTCGCTGACTGGCATGCTTGGATAAATGACAAGCTAAATGGCGATTTGCAAGCAATCAAAATTTGTGGGGAATATATAAAAGATGCATTTCTTGCAATGGGAATAAATAAGGTTAAATATGTTTATGCAAGTGAAATGGTAAGGGATAGCGAATACTGGAAGACAGTAATTAAAATAGCTAAGGAAACAACTCTTGCAAGAGCTAAAAGAGCAATGGATATAATGGGGAGGAAGGAGGAGGAAGCAGAAAAGGATATATCAAAATTTTTTTATCCTCTTATGCAGGTAGCGGACATATTTTATTTAGATGTTGATGTTGCTCTTGGAGGAATGGATCAAAGGCATGCTCACATGCTTGCAAGAGATGTTTCTGGAAAATTAGGAAAGAAAAAAGTTGTTGCACTTCATACTCCCTTAATTTCCTCGCTGCAAGCAAAGGAAAGAATGGATGCAAAGATGTCAAAAAGTAAGCCAGAAAGTGCAATTTTTATTCATGATGATTTTGAAACAATAAAGAGGAAAATAAATAAAGCATATTGTCCCTTGCAGGCTGAAAATAATCCAGTTATGGAAATAGCAAGGTATATTATTTTTCAACATTTTGAGGAAGTAGAAGTAGCTGGCAGGACTTTTTCATCTTATGAGGAGCTTGAAAATTCTTTTCTTAAAAGCGAAATCCATTTTGTTGATTTAAAAAATTCAGTTGCTGAGTATCTGGAAAAAATTATTTCTCCAATAAGAATTCATTTTTCAAGCAATCCAAAAAATTTAGAAGCACTTATGAATTATTTAGAGAAATGA